In one Neobacillus sp. CF12 genomic region, the following are encoded:
- a CDS encoding response regulator transcription factor, producing MGIRIMIADDHHVVRRGLAFFLKTQRDIEIIGEAGNGKEAVELARTLKPDLILMDLVMPVMDGIQATILIKKEMPEIKIMMLTSFSDQDHVIPALEAGASGYQLKDIEPDELIKCIKKIIAGENQLHPKATSHLLANLSNKESNEKNLVEQLTKRELDVLKEIARGKSNKEIASSLFITEKTVKTHVSNLLSKLELADRTQAALFAVKNQLVD from the coding sequence ATGGGGATCCGAATTATGATTGCCGATGACCATCATGTCGTAAGACGGGGTCTGGCATTTTTTCTAAAAACACAGCGAGACATTGAAATTATCGGTGAAGCGGGCAATGGTAAAGAGGCGGTTGAACTAGCAAGAACGTTAAAGCCCGATTTAATCCTCATGGATCTTGTTATGCCGGTGATGGATGGAATTCAGGCAACCATACTAATTAAAAAAGAAATGCCAGAAATAAAAATTATGATGTTAACGAGTTTTTCTGATCAGGACCATGTCATTCCAGCCTTAGAAGCGGGTGCGTCGGGGTATCAATTAAAAGACATTGAGCCGGATGAGTTAATCAAATGTATTAAAAAAATAATCGCTGGCGAAAATCAGCTTCATCCGAAAGCCACCTCGCATCTGCTGGCTAACTTATCCAATAAAGAGAGCAATGAAAAGAATTTAGTTGAGCAGCTGACGAAAAGAGAATTGGATGTGCTCAAAGAAATCGCAAGGGGAAAAAGCAATAAGGAAATAGCTTCTTCTCTGTTCATTACTGAAAAAACCGTGAAAACACATGTTTCAAATCTCCTGTCAAAACTTGAATTAGCAGACCGGACTCAAGCAGCCCTCTTTGCGGTGAAAAACCAACTAGTGGATTAA
- a CDS encoding SDR family oxidoreductase has translation MLNKKVVMITGASRGLGRALALAFAKEGARLAICSRTSNELLKVKEDAEALGGEVLAVTADISLTRDVERFVAMTEEAFGQIDVLINNASILGPSPMPLLLDYPEEDFAEVLRVNSISPFLVARRVIPGMLQRNHGSIINVTSEAGNVGYAGWGAYGISKFAVEGLTETWADELSETNLRVNMVDPGEMDTDMHRLAVPDCDYSLVKPEDVVNVFLYLASDKSAGITGQRFEAQEFSGEGI, from the coding sequence ATGTTAAATAAAAAAGTTGTTATGATCACAGGTGCATCGAGAGGATTGGGCAGAGCTTTGGCACTTGCATTTGCAAAGGAAGGTGCCCGGTTAGCCATTTGCTCTAGAACATCAAACGAATTACTAAAAGTAAAAGAAGATGCAGAGGCATTAGGTGGAGAGGTGCTCGCAGTTACTGCAGATATTTCACTAACTAGAGATGTAGAACGGTTTGTGGCGATGACAGAAGAAGCTTTTGGTCAAATTGATGTGCTCATTAATAATGCTTCCATCCTAGGGCCAAGTCCAATGCCGCTATTGCTTGACTATCCAGAAGAAGACTTTGCAGAAGTGTTACGGGTCAATTCCATTTCGCCATTCCTCGTAGCAAGGAGGGTTATTCCGGGAATGCTGCAGCGCAATCATGGTTCGATCATTAATGTGACCTCAGAAGCAGGCAATGTTGGATATGCAGGCTGGGGTGCATACGGAATATCTAAATTTGCTGTTGAGGGTTTAACGGAAACCTGGGCAGATGAACTTAGCGAAACGAACCTGCGGGTAAATATGGTCGACCCAGGGGAAATGGATACCGACATGCACAGGCTAGCTGTTCCTGACTGTGATTACTCACTAGTAAAGCCAGAGGATGTCGTAAACGTATTCTTGTATTTAGCTTCTGATAAGTCTGCAGGAATTACAGGTCAGCGCTTTGAAGCGCAAGAGTTCTCAGGGGAGGGAATATGA
- the nadC gene encoding carboxylating nicotinate-nucleotide diphosphorylase, with translation MNTLKLRSLLEQFFIEDIGEQDITTDLIFPNETKGEIVFLSKDKGIFCGEEIIRTGFKLLNNDIETQVFVKDGQKIEYGQKLATASGKIADLLKGERVVLNLIQRMSGIATLTKKAVDTLDSGHSKICDTRKTTPGLRMLEKYAVTTGGGFNHRFGLYDGIMIKDNHISFAGSISHAVESVRAKAGHMVKVEVEVETEDQVKEAVSAGADVIMFDNRTPDEIKELIKLVPTGFITEASGGIQLSNLAGYRDTGVDYISLGFLTHSYKALDISVKVLWSKGEE, from the coding sequence ATGAATACATTGAAACTGCGCTCGCTACTTGAGCAATTTTTTATTGAAGATATTGGCGAACAGGACATTACAACTGATTTAATTTTTCCAAATGAAACAAAAGGTGAAATTGTTTTTCTCTCAAAGGATAAGGGGATATTCTGCGGAGAAGAAATTATTAGAACTGGTTTTAAACTATTAAATAATGATATTGAAACACAAGTTTTTGTGAAGGATGGACAAAAGATTGAATACGGCCAGAAGCTTGCAACTGCCTCTGGAAAAATAGCGGATTTATTAAAAGGAGAAAGAGTTGTCCTTAATTTAATCCAAAGAATGAGTGGAATTGCTACTCTCACTAAGAAAGCCGTTGACACCCTTGATAGTGGTCATTCCAAAATTTGTGATACACGTAAAACGACACCTGGTTTGAGAATGCTTGAAAAGTATGCAGTAACCACTGGTGGAGGCTTTAACCATCGTTTCGGCCTATATGATGGAATTATGATTAAAGATAATCATATCTCATTTGCGGGTTCAATTTCGCATGCGGTTGAAAGTGTTCGAGCAAAAGCCGGTCATATGGTGAAGGTGGAAGTGGAAGTTGAAACCGAAGATCAGGTAAAAGAAGCTGTGAGTGCTGGTGCAGATGTAATTATGTTTGATAACCGTACCCCGGATGAAATAAAAGAGTTAATTAAATTAGTTCCAACAGGATTTATTACGGAAGCTTCAGGGGGCATTCAATTGTCCAATTTAGCGGGTTACCGTGATACAGGGGTTGATTATATTTCACTCGGATTTTTAACACATTCTTATAAAGCTCTTGATATCAGTGTCAAAGTTCTTTGGAGCAAAGGAGAGGAATAA
- a CDS encoding S-adenosylmethionine:tRNA ribosyltransferase-isomerase, whose amino-acid sequence MTATAFDFYLPSELNASHPPERRGIRRDHVRMMVLDKKTGNVSHDKFFRLADYLKSGDLVVMNNSRTVPAILKAGLYRNSKLLEKEAEIRLARRRNEETWDVLIVTDRVKLGDILQFSSDLSAVVIDMKEGSPLKTILFSKKGTDLFNSIYALGEPVRYEYINHPWGLDYYQTVFASHPGSVEMPSAGRAFSWELLFNLQRKGIELDFIQLHTGLSYLLDDEVETSPTDNYEEYHLSEKTIEKIHKTKAAGGRVIAVGTTVVRALESAGVTGELHGVTNLYINQNFPLKMVDGIITGFHEPKASHLDMLTAFVPQDLLWSAYEEAIDQQYLWHEFGDMNLIL is encoded by the coding sequence ATGACAGCTACAGCATTTGATTTCTATTTACCTTCCGAGTTAAATGCCTCGCATCCACCTGAAAGACGAGGAATAAGAAGAGATCACGTAAGGATGATGGTTTTAGACAAAAAAACAGGCAATGTCAGTCATGATAAGTTCTTTCGACTTGCTGATTACCTGAAATCCGGTGACCTGGTTGTTATGAACAACAGCCGAACTGTACCCGCTATTCTAAAAGCTGGGTTATACAGAAATTCCAAACTACTAGAAAAAGAGGCTGAAATTCGGCTGGCCAGACGACGGAATGAGGAGACTTGGGATGTGCTAATTGTGACAGACCGAGTTAAATTGGGTGATATCCTGCAATTTTCATCTGACCTATCCGCGGTTGTCATCGATATGAAAGAAGGCTCACCACTAAAAACAATTCTTTTCTCCAAAAAAGGAACTGACCTATTTAATAGTATTTATGCACTTGGAGAACCAGTACGTTATGAGTATATTAATCACCCATGGGGGCTGGATTATTATCAAACCGTGTTTGCCAGCCACCCTGGCTCCGTCGAAATGCCTTCAGCAGGGAGAGCTTTCAGTTGGGAATTGTTATTCAACCTTCAGCGGAAAGGGATAGAGCTTGATTTTATACAACTTCATACGGGATTAAGTTACTTGCTTGATGATGAGGTGGAAACCTCACCAACTGATAATTACGAAGAATATCATTTATCCGAAAAAACAATTGAAAAAATCCACAAGACAAAAGCAGCAGGTGGAAGGGTAATTGCCGTGGGGACAACGGTGGTAAGAGCACTAGAGAGTGCAGGAGTCACGGGTGAGTTACATGGTGTGACCAATCTTTATATTAATCAAAATTTCCCACTGAAAATGGTTGATGGTATTATTACAGGTTTCCATGAACCAAAGGCAAGTCACCTCGATATGCTTACCGCTTTTGTACCGCAGGATTTATTATGGAGTGCGTACGAAGAAGCGATTGACCAGCAGTACCTTTGGCACGAATTTGGTGACATGAATTTAATTTTATGA
- a CDS encoding phosphotransferase, producing the protein MMKAMSMTFKQKGDDDYFIRLLSYLSSQFKEKIIEMVPYRKSVIFIRTDKNTYMLKGFHTNKRLRLQEAFTETLRKEGFLKTYLFVHPQINDPLFFEGTYFGCLEYINPNKIPFSFKSQKNRQEGLELLEQYHLVTSSFESRYRTLIPKGVIIEKWRDRGLVFSSNATTLKYFINDQILAELMDWAKWSLSGMEKNRSLFINEPYCILHGDVAHHNFLRDSNGVLHLIDFDLISIGPASLDYLQYANRILPSLDWSFEKLSRYSQYEKLLNEKAFLYALAFPADIFREWNRLIREGSYRDQNKYNQIMDLTIGQYYSRKKFIDTLKMMTK; encoded by the coding sequence ATGATGAAAGCAATGAGTATGACTTTTAAACAAAAAGGAGACGATGATTATTTCATTCGTCTCCTCTCTTATTTAAGCTCCCAATTCAAAGAAAAAATCATTGAAATGGTGCCCTATAGAAAAAGTGTTATATTCATACGAACAGATAAAAATACCTATATGCTTAAAGGGTTTCATACAAATAAACGCCTTCGTCTCCAAGAAGCATTTACAGAAACTCTAAGAAAAGAAGGATTTTTAAAAACCTATCTATTTGTCCATCCTCAAATAAATGACCCACTATTTTTTGAGGGAACATATTTTGGCTGTTTGGAATATATAAACCCCAATAAAATCCCATTTTCCTTTAAATCTCAGAAAAATCGCCAGGAGGGACTTGAGCTTTTAGAACAGTATCATCTGGTTACATCTTCCTTTGAGTCACGCTATCGAACATTAATTCCAAAAGGGGTTATTATTGAAAAATGGAGAGATAGAGGATTGGTTTTTTCCTCGAATGCAACAACTTTAAAATACTTTATTAATGACCAAATTTTAGCCGAACTAATGGATTGGGCAAAATGGTCACTCAGTGGGATGGAAAAGAATCGTTCCCTTTTTATCAACGAACCTTATTGTATTCTTCATGGGGATGTAGCGCATCACAACTTCCTGCGTGATTCAAATGGAGTCCTGCATCTTATTGATTTTGATTTAATTAGTATTGGTCCAGCTTCCTTAGATTATTTACAATATGCGAATCGAATTCTTCCCAGTTTAGATTGGTCGTTTGAAAAACTATCCCGGTATTCACAATACGAAAAGTTGTTGAACGAAAAGGCATTTCTATATGCTTTAGCATTTCCTGCAGATATTTTCCGTGAGTGGAATCGGCTCATTCGGGAAGGCTCATATAGAGACCAGAACAAATATAATCAAATTATGGATTTAACAATAGGTCAGTATTACTCACGAAAAAAATTTATTGATACTTTAAAAATGATGACGAAATGA
- the nadA gene encoding quinolinate synthase NadA, with protein MSILATMQKNKMIPEKYKQMSKEELEARVIEVKNKLGSKLFIPGHHYQKDEVIQFADATGDSLKLAQLSADNTEAEYIVFCGVHFMAETADILTNENQKVILPDMRAGCSMADMADLDQTEKAWEILQGIFGDTILPLTYVNSTAAIKSFVGAHGGASVTSSNAETMVKWAFTQKDRILFLPDQHLGRNTAADLGVGLDEMAVWNPITNKLEYEGDPLKIKVILWKGHCSVHENFTVQNVHDTRSQYPNMTIIVHPECRREVVEISDMAGSTSYIINAIEKAAPGTEWAIGTEMNLVNRLIKNHPDKKIISLNPAMCPCLTMNRIDLPHLVWSLDTLEDTKNTIKVAADIAENAKLALDRMLINA; from the coding sequence ATGAGTATTTTAGCGACCATGCAAAAAAATAAGATGATTCCTGAAAAATACAAACAAATGTCAAAGGAAGAGTTAGAAGCTAGAGTAATTGAAGTGAAAAACAAATTAGGCTCAAAACTTTTCATTCCAGGACATCATTATCAAAAAGATGAAGTCATTCAGTTTGCGGATGCGACAGGGGATTCTTTAAAATTGGCGCAATTATCAGCTGATAATACGGAAGCAGAATATATCGTTTTCTGCGGCGTCCATTTTATGGCGGAAACAGCGGATATTCTTACAAATGAAAACCAAAAGGTTATTCTTCCAGATATGCGGGCAGGCTGCTCAATGGCGGACATGGCAGACCTTGATCAGACCGAAAAAGCATGGGAAATCCTTCAAGGAATATTTGGAGACACCATCCTTCCATTAACATATGTAAATTCTACAGCAGCAATTAAGTCTTTTGTCGGTGCTCATGGCGGAGCGAGTGTAACCTCATCTAATGCCGAGACAATGGTAAAGTGGGCATTCACACAGAAGGACCGGATTTTATTTTTACCGGACCAGCATTTAGGTCGTAATACCGCTGCAGATTTAGGTGTTGGTTTAGATGAAATGGCCGTTTGGAACCCAATTACCAATAAGCTTGAATACGAAGGCGATCCTTTAAAAATAAAAGTCATCCTTTGGAAAGGACACTGCTCTGTTCATGAGAACTTTACTGTACAGAATGTCCATGATACACGCAGCCAGTATCCGAACATGACAATTATTGTACATCCAGAGTGCCGTCGCGAGGTTGTTGAAATATCCGATATGGCTGGTTCTACGAGTTATATTATTAATGCGATTGAAAAGGCAGCGCCTGGTACTGAGTGGGCGATTGGAACGGAAATGAATTTAGTTAACCGCCTCATTAAGAATCATCCTGATAAAAAAATTATTTCGTTAAATCCTGCAATGTGTCCTTGTTTGACAATGAATCGAATCGACCTTCCTCATTTAGTGTGGAGTTTGGATACGCTAGAGGATACAAAAAATACGATTAAAGTTGCTGCTGACATTGCTGAAAATGCAAAATTAGCGCTCGATCGTATGTTAATAAATGCTTAA
- the ruvA gene encoding Holliday junction branch migration protein RuvA, whose amino-acid sequence MYEFFKGTVEFVGPEYIVIENNGIGYQIATPNPFIYSSKMNTNVTVYTYHYVREDLMSLYGFETREEKKLFTKLLNVSGIGPKGALAILASGEVQQVVSAIENEDESFLIKFPGVGKKTARQMILDLKGKLQDIVPDYFPNLFNADTFPSAAESTNNAFEEAILALKALGYSDKEVKKISPELRKEQLSTDQYIKKALQRLLK is encoded by the coding sequence TTGTACGAATTTTTTAAAGGAACCGTGGAGTTTGTTGGTCCTGAATATATTGTGATTGAGAATAATGGGATTGGCTATCAAATAGCAACGCCGAACCCGTTTATTTATTCTAGTAAAATGAATACTAATGTTACTGTCTATACATATCACTACGTCCGTGAGGATTTAATGTCGTTATATGGGTTTGAGACAAGAGAAGAGAAAAAGTTGTTTACGAAATTATTAAATGTTTCAGGGATAGGACCAAAGGGGGCACTGGCTATTTTGGCTTCCGGTGAAGTCCAACAAGTTGTTTCAGCGATTGAAAATGAAGATGAAAGCTTCCTAATAAAATTCCCAGGAGTCGGTAAAAAAACAGCACGACAAATGATTCTTGATTTAAAAGGAAAATTGCAGGATATTGTTCCCGATTATTTTCCAAATTTATTTAATGCAGATACATTCCCAAGTGCTGCAGAGTCAACCAATAACGCTTTTGAAGAGGCCATTCTTGCCTTGAAAGCACTTGGTTATTCTGATAAAGAAGTAAAAAAGATTTCACCAGAGTTAAGAAAAGAACAACTGTCAACCGACCAGTATATTAAAAAAGCCCTGCAGCGGCTTTTAAAATAA
- the nadB gene encoding L-aspartate oxidase, which yields MTNDDVLILGSGIAALQLASLLNTDLNVRILTKEKIRTANSYLAQGGIAAAIGEHDHPCKHIADTLEAGRFHNNPDAVKQIIQAAPDLITFISEQGTVFDKNQNGDLLLGMEGAHSEKRIVHGGGDATGKNVVEFLISRLNENITIEENVFAYELLLNAEKRCIGVKAKAQDGTIKNYYSRNTILATGGCGQLFTYTSNAPTVNGDGIAMAYLAGAEVVDMEFIQFHPTLLYLDGETKGLISEAVRGEGAILVTDDGTPIMEGVHPQKDLAPRHVVSQKIYEYLKNGHKVYLDISKIENFKKRFPSITSICEENGLQLSDGKIPVAPGSHFLMGGVKTDLTGRTSIKGLYAIGESACTGLHGANRLASNSLLEGLYMGEKLSSLLNTSVNEEAFGAETIIPSFPHKKVTLPEMQEIKDLMMERVGIVRSKANLQKQKAWLDSFNVHRFTNLSEYTLEEMTKIFMLITANLITEAALKRTESRGGHYRSDYPIEDNLNWLNKTIIHKNSREMESNHEYIETALAT from the coding sequence ATGACAAATGATGATGTTTTAATTTTAGGAAGTGGGATTGCTGCATTACAGTTAGCCTCGCTTTTAAATACGGATTTAAATGTGAGGATACTCACAAAGGAAAAAATAAGAACAGCCAATTCCTATCTAGCTCAAGGCGGTATTGCAGCAGCAATTGGTGAGCATGATCATCCTTGCAAGCATATTGCTGATACGCTTGAAGCAGGACGGTTTCACAATAATCCAGATGCTGTAAAGCAAATCATTCAAGCGGCACCTGACCTGATTACGTTCATTTCTGAACAAGGAACTGTATTTGACAAAAATCAAAATGGCGACTTACTCCTCGGAATGGAAGGGGCACATAGTGAGAAGCGCATTGTCCATGGCGGCGGTGATGCAACGGGTAAAAATGTGGTCGAGTTCCTGATTAGCAGGCTGAATGAAAATATCACGATTGAAGAGAATGTTTTCGCTTATGAATTATTGCTGAATGCCGAGAAACGCTGCATTGGTGTAAAAGCTAAAGCGCAAGACGGAACGATAAAGAACTACTACAGCAGGAATACAATCCTTGCTACCGGCGGCTGTGGGCAATTGTTTACGTATACCTCAAACGCCCCAACAGTCAACGGTGATGGAATCGCAATGGCTTATCTTGCAGGTGCTGAAGTTGTCGATATGGAGTTTATTCAATTCCATCCCACACTCTTGTATCTAGATGGTGAAACAAAAGGGTTAATTTCTGAAGCGGTTCGCGGTGAAGGCGCTATCCTTGTTACCGATGATGGGACTCCCATCATGGAAGGTGTTCATCCGCAAAAGGACCTTGCACCAAGGCATGTTGTTTCACAGAAAATCTATGAATATCTTAAAAATGGCCACAAAGTATATTTAGATATTAGTAAAATAGAAAATTTTAAGAAAAGATTCCCATCGATCACGTCTATTTGTGAAGAAAATGGACTTCAGTTATCAGACGGAAAAATCCCGGTAGCTCCCGGCAGTCATTTTCTAATGGGAGGAGTCAAGACTGACCTAACTGGACGGACTTCAATAAAGGGACTATATGCAATTGGTGAATCCGCCTGCACTGGATTGCACGGCGCCAATCGGCTGGCAAGTAACTCTTTATTAGAAGGTTTATATATGGGTGAAAAGTTATCTTCATTGCTAAATACATCTGTGAATGAGGAAGCCTTTGGAGCAGAGACCATCATTCCATCTTTTCCACACAAAAAAGTAACCCTGCCAGAAATGCAGGAAATCAAGGATCTGATGATGGAGCGAGTAGGAATTGTCCGAAGTAAGGCAAATCTCCAAAAACAAAAAGCTTGGTTAGATTCTTTTAATGTTCACAGATTCACTAATCTTAGTGAGTATACATTGGAAGAAATGACGAAGATTTTTATGCTGATTACGGCAAATTTAATTACTGAAGCGGCCCTGAAACGAACTGAAAGCCGGGGAGGCCATTATCGAAGTGACTACCCTATCGAAGACAATCTGAATTGGTTAAACAAAACCATTATTCATAAAAATAGCCGGGAAATGGAGAGTAACCATGAATACATTGAAACTGCGCTCGCTACTTGA
- a CDS encoding intercompartmental signaling factor BofC, translated as MRFNWVAQYRLGLAFVAVVLFMSIGKLPGMMLTGSAEKIENHQDQQKSEPQQLTIILERIYLDGEISEEVVLDSYWSIENFWAKYDQWQLVDMDESTMVFRKQMDDISPLLKANGYFGITDDGVLTIFNGRPDRSRIIQSFFQIDVKRLESRKQEELIQGIPIKTKDRYVEVLETFKPYSKRE; from the coding sequence ATGAGGTTCAATTGGGTAGCACAGTATCGGCTTGGTTTAGCCTTTGTTGCGGTTGTTCTCTTCATGTCTATCGGAAAGCTGCCGGGAATGATGTTAACTGGCTCCGCCGAAAAAATAGAAAACCATCAAGATCAGCAAAAGTCGGAACCTCAGCAATTAACCATTATTTTGGAAAGAATCTATCTTGATGGAGAAATAAGTGAGGAAGTAGTCCTTGATTCTTACTGGTCCATAGAAAACTTCTGGGCCAAGTATGACCAATGGCAGTTAGTTGATATGGATGAATCAACAATGGTTTTTAGAAAACAAATGGATGATATTTCACCATTACTTAAAGCAAACGGTTATTTCGGTATCACCGATGATGGTGTGTTAACGATTTTTAATGGCCGTCCTGATCGATCACGAATCATCCAATCCTTTTTCCAAATTGATGTGAAAAGGCTTGAGAGCAGGAAACAAGAAGAGCTTATACAAGGCATTCCCATAAAAACAAAAGACCGTTATGTAGAAGTACTGGAGACCTTTAAACCTTATTCGAAGCGGGAATAA
- a CDS encoding YhcN/YlaJ family sporulation lipoprotein: protein MYNLKQWMIPLSALLAVGLSGCANDDRAAMDKDNKNMGQPVGYYSDENHKNGSNGMPGDNDGPITEFMDHNLGVENQSINEDRRKQFGDRDENGNPPNPTKPLADHDHNFFQRDNQFSTSDANYHGHLNQRLGNTGTTTKPETQDRLTERIKSKVAGIENVREVRSVLYGNSIMVSVKYHNNKRAEETKRAIQNAVKPLAGGKSVQVITDDGALGREGNRNNDSQLLEPNSRKHK from the coding sequence TTGTATAATTTGAAACAGTGGATGATTCCTCTGTCCGCCTTACTAGCTGTTGGGCTGTCAGGTTGCGCAAATGATGACCGTGCTGCTATGGACAAAGATAACAAAAACATGGGGCAGCCAGTGGGGTACTATTCGGATGAAAATCATAAAAACGGCTCCAATGGAATGCCTGGTGACAATGATGGTCCAATCACTGAATTCATGGACCATAATCTTGGAGTGGAAAACCAATCAATAAACGAAGATAGAAGAAAGCAGTTTGGGGATAGAGATGAAAATGGAAATCCACCAAACCCAACAAAACCGCTCGCAGACCATGACCATAATTTTTTTCAAAGAGATAACCAATTTAGTACAAGTGACGCCAATTATCATGGTCATTTAAATCAAAGATTGGGAAATACAGGAACAACAACGAAGCCTGAAACTCAGGACCGTCTAACTGAAAGAATTAAAAGTAAGGTTGCTGGCATTGAAAATGTTCGTGAAGTCCGCTCTGTACTTTATGGAAATTCCATTATGGTTTCCGTGAAATACCATAATAATAAAAGAGCCGAGGAAACCAAAAGAGCGATTCAAAACGCGGTTAAACCTTTGGCAGGTGGAAAATCTGTTCAGGTGATAACTGACGATGGTGCACTTGGCCGTGAAGGGAATAGAAACAATGATTCCCAACTGTTAGAACCTAATAGTCGTAAACACAAATGA
- a CDS encoding VOC family protein, giving the protein MRFHHFAIEVKDLETSIGFYQKYLGLHEEGRLQFNKEDIVFLANHDFRIELISGGQKNVSQGVHICLEIDTVQEIINTFNQNGIIAAEGPYKLKNGWKTVFYEGPDNEVIEFLQVREKADH; this is encoded by the coding sequence ATGCGATTTCACCATTTCGCGATTGAGGTAAAAGACTTGGAGACTTCAATCGGCTTCTATCAAAAGTATCTCGGCCTTCATGAAGAAGGCAGACTCCAATTCAATAAAGAGGATATTGTCTTTTTAGCAAATCATGATTTCAGGATTGAACTAATCTCTGGGGGACAGAAAAACGTCTCCCAAGGTGTTCATATCTGTTTAGAAATAGACACCGTTCAAGAAATAATCAATACTTTTAACCAAAATGGGATTATTGCCGCAGAAGGACCATACAAACTGAAAAATGGCTGGAAAACCGTTTTTTATGAAGGACCTGACAATGAGGTAATCGAATTTCTACAGGTAAGGGAGAAAGCTGACCATTAA
- a CDS encoding GAF domain-containing sensor histidine kinase: MSRFEEISILKEIAELLNEGADSNTVLAGVLRKLLHLTGLQTGWIFLIDEKGQHQLTANESLPEPLAHNNNQRMCKGDCWCVSRYNNGKLNKAVNIIECQRIENVILENAGDTGGLTHHATVPLRAGNERFGLLNVGSPHKTHFQKDELALLEAVAFQIGTALKRIKLTQREQETALISERNRLARDLHDSVNQLLFSLSLTARAGREMTDNEEVQQTFSYIQDLAQDALGEMRALIWQLKPQGLENGIVSALKSYAEMLALTIDAKLTGISSFPEKVEEALWRIGQEALGNCKKHAQTTHISLSLIRSNDSVTMTIQDQGCGFYFDENLELPSFGLKNMKARTEALRGTFLLTSEPGRGTEIKIQIPI, encoded by the coding sequence ATGTCCAGGTTTGAAGAAATAAGTATTTTAAAAGAAATTGCTGAACTTTTAAACGAAGGAGCAGATTCCAATACCGTTTTAGCTGGGGTATTACGAAAACTTCTACACCTTACAGGGCTGCAGACAGGCTGGATTTTTTTAATCGATGAAAAAGGGCAACATCAACTGACAGCCAATGAGTCTTTACCTGAACCATTGGCACATAACAATAACCAAAGAATGTGTAAGGGTGATTGCTGGTGTGTTAGTCGGTACAACAATGGTAAGTTGAACAAGGCGGTCAATATTATAGAATGTCAGCGTATTGAGAATGTAATCCTCGAAAATGCGGGTGACACAGGCGGTCTAACCCATCATGCTACCGTCCCGCTAAGAGCAGGGAATGAGAGATTCGGATTACTAAACGTAGGTTCCCCTCATAAAACACACTTTCAAAAAGATGAACTAGCACTGCTCGAAGCAGTCGCTTTCCAAATTGGCACTGCTCTTAAAAGAATTAAGTTAACGCAAAGAGAACAGGAGACGGCATTAATTTCTGAGCGTAATCGACTTGCAAGGGATTTGCATGATTCAGTGAATCAATTACTGTTTTCTCTAAGTCTGACCGCTAGAGCAGGCAGAGAAATGACAGATAACGAAGAAGTACAACAAACTTTTTCATATATACAAGATTTAGCACAAGATGCACTTGGGGAGATGCGAGCCTTGATATGGCAGTTAAAACCACAGGGACTTGAAAATGGGATTGTAAGTGCCTTAAAGAGTTATGCTGAAATGCTGGCTTTAACTATTGATGCAAAGCTAACAGGAATCTCAAGCTTTCCGGAAAAAGTAGAGGAAGCACTGTGGAGAATTGGGCAGGAAGCACTTGGCAATTGTAAAAAGCATGCGCAGACTACACATATTTCGTTATCTTTAATTAGAAGCAATGATTCTGTGACAATGACGATTCAAGACCAAGGCTGTGGATTCTATTTTGATGAGAACCTTGAACTTCCATCGTTCGGATTAAAAAATATGAAGGCGCGAACAGAGGCTTTAAGAGGAACATTTCTGCTAACGAGCGAACCAGGACGCGGAACGGAGATTAAGATACAAATTCCAATCTAG